From Camelina sativa cultivar DH55 chromosome 20, Cs, whole genome shotgun sequence, the proteins below share one genomic window:
- the LOC104771419 gene encoding inositol-pentakisphosphate 2-kinase — translation MEMVLEEKDACDWIYRGEGGANLVLAYAGSSPTFVGKVIRIQKARRNDKATKSANGVVSVLTSDEQLLWREHQEIISSPNKEVLEQRYVKHVIIPLLGPKHVDAGVRVSVSKEFLECVDKKVTKQRPLWRVNAANVDTSHDSALILNDHSLFSQGISNSGDCISVEIKPKCGFLPTSRFIGKENMLKTSVSRFKMHQLLKLEYNEISEESEYDPLDLFSGSKERVLEAIKALYSTPQNNFRVFLNGSLILGGSGESTGRTSPESGYAFEDALKGFIESEDGHRTKSFLQLVSDAVCGSGVLNRLLEIQKLDKLDIEGAIHSYYDIINQPCPICKEGTPMEAKSSLHALPLDESLKIVKEYLIAATAKDCSLMISFQSRNAWDSAPPSDYISLQSTNQTFDYKVHFIDLSLKPLKRMEAYYKLDKKIISFYNRKQMVENMAEQIGDSKPSHS, via the exons ATGGAGATGGTTTTGGAGGAGAAGGATGCATGTGATTGGATTTATAGAGGCGAAGGCGGTGCTAATCTCGTACTTGCTTACGCTGGATCATCTCCAACTTTT GTGGGGAAAGTGATTCGCATACAGAAGGCTCGGAGAAATGATAAAGCAACTAAGAGTGCAAACGGCGTTGTTTCGGTTTTAACAAGCGATGAGCAACTTCTGTGGAGAGAACACCAGGAGATTATTTCATCTCCAAACAAGGAAGTTCTTGAGCAAAGATATGTTAAGCATGTGATCATCCCACTCTTGGGTCCTAAACATGTTGATGCTGGA GTACGTGTTTCTGTGTCCAAGGAATTTCTTGAGTGTGTAGATAAGAAAGTAACTAAGCAGCGTCCGCTATGGCGTGTTAATGCAGCAAATGTTGATACTAGTCATGATTCTGCCCTTATTTTGAATGATCATTCACTTTTTTCTCAAG GGATTTCTAACAGTGGTGACTGCATTAGTGTTGAAATCAAG CCCAAATGCGGATTTCTTCCAACCTCAAGGTTCATAGGTAAAGAAAACATGCTCAAAACAAGCGTAAGCCGCTTCAAAATGCATCAACTTTTGAAGTTGGAATATAACGAG ATATCTGAAGAAAGCGAATATGATCCTCTTGATCTCTTCTCTGGATCCAAAGAGAGAGTTTTGGAAGCTATAAAAGCCTTATATTCTACTCCCCAAAACAATTTCCGTGTATTCTTGAATGGTTCTCTCATATTAGGTGGTTCTGGCGAAAGCACCGGGAGAACCAGCCCCGAAAGCGGGTATGCCTTTGAGGATGCTCTCAAAGGCTTTATTGAATCAGAAGATGGTCATAGGACGAAGTCCTTTCTGCAGCTAGTATCTGACGCTGTCTGTGGCTCTGGAGTGCTCAATAGACTTCTTGAAATCCAGAAGCTAGACAAATTAGACATTGAAGGAGCGATTCATTCGTATTACGATATTATCAACCAGCCTTGCCCTATCTGTAAAGAAGGTACGCCAATGGAGGCGAAATCGTCTCTACATGCTTTACCTTTAGATGAGAGCTTGAAGATAGTGAAGGAGTATCTAATTGCTGCAACTGCCAAAGACTGTAGTCTTATGATCAGTTTTCAATCAAGAAACGCTTGGGACTCAGCACCTCCTTCTGATTACATTTCTCTACAATCGACCAATCAAACCTTCGATTACAAG GTACACTTCATTGATCTAAGCCTGAAACCATTAAAGAGAATGGAGGCATACTACAAACTGGATAAGAAGATAATTAGCTTCTACAATCGGAAGCAGATGGTCGAAAACATGGCAGAACAAATTGGCGACTCAAAACCTTCCCATAGCTAA